Proteins co-encoded in one Perca flavescens isolate YP-PL-M2 chromosome 11, PFLA_1.0, whole genome shotgun sequence genomic window:
- the baz2bb gene encoding bromodomain adjacent to zinc finger domain protein 2B isoform X2, which yields MEFGERLASPSSAPSSLHMASSSASSSPAPPQTPSTKCSPAPSPAASSPVTTCGHLFQITGDERLNMSGSSNGFPLVSHPAFGLYTSSSGRSEFGGLGSLGLSALAAHSQFGTFPDWWQPSEAHTRGAAAFFPPLLGLHPVFASTFKSHNPIQLQSRTSVSVGVTGAVNGRSASSPTGHSAVNTSSFQTKGNTEKTEANSSQSQKSRQDLGQLQRKITQKTKEKKPNKRPLETSSMSGSQSGSLSDSSSSDGEVSSSDPDDMEEEEEDNDEDEDDQSNASEDSDSEKDSQVKRKVKRLTQNTSESKKKRPCTADGNTTHDSHRDTVPLTSPYHLQSSSHPAGLSQSAALFLQSSRTAEEEGQQHISVIQATGLAAGNRPLEASRRESSPLPSRPPTLLASQKPPQNLHKSKFLMPSLKHTQLVDGIKESSGNLMDERSLHLHSFKLKQPHHSKDFLKPAFSLRPKSQNWFKSQKNLASSSSLLTQHKHSSDTLSSLSLPHSNDTNLFLNHHLNGVIHGAVQDSPLALITKPRSQSSTPSSKPLLVATNPPYPTPINLSTGTKEMSGSSAFPLKCSASSGLAHRTMKTSTPKSLNTGKSLSKTNSSYPPVDSVRGSESDIHSSRDSDDSLGNDFDDEDDEDDIEDEDSGSSLSESGSNLDSDSDGSEDDMKECGETEADSDAERTPLELAKESSLNLSANCSLLNLKIIKPPSLPSSLLAPTTVTSSGTLSNHSTLSPPFKFATLPGSGKRRRVTDERVLGLPLEFGWQRETRIRTVAGRLQGEVAYFAPCGKKLRQYPDVMKYLLRNGITNISRDNFSFSTKIKVGDFYEAREGPEGLQWFLLAEDEIAPSIIAMDGRRSHCTQSKRQQIGDGTRARQWNSHPLNIGENNFQDVSDAKLLRKLEAQEIARQAAQIKIMRKLEKQAMAQAAKEARKQQAMMAAEERRKKREQIKILKQQEKIKRIQQIRMEKELRAQHILEVKRKKKEEAANAKILEAEKRNKEKEIRRLQAVILKHQELERHRLDMVWERERRRQHMMLIKAVEARKKAEEKERLKKEKKDEKRLNKERKLELRRLELEKAKELKKPNEDMCLADHKPLPEWSRIPGLVLPGSTFSDCLMVLQFLRSFGKVLRLDINPNMLTLSDLQEGLLNTGDSLGKVQDLLVSMLSAAVCDPGIPAGHKNKTALGDHLTNVGINRDNVSEILQIYMEGHCEQTELAALALSLRTKAFQAHSPPQKASMLAFLVNELCCSKAVISEIDKNIDHITNLRKDKWVVEGKLRKLRSIHAKKTGKRDSTVGGENSHSLVIPTARNKCKRKEGDSEEEEDEDDDSEDQGDDDDDEEEESGGKKGKKAEMCEEEDDSVHSASMEELEKQIEKTYKQQSQIRQKLSDSSHSLRSMTIGQDRYKRRYWVLPQCSGIFVEGMESCEGYEEVEKEKKRQRTAQVLRVKEEQQEEMEKPTVSSPAQSTDGDTTTPEGQQDKDSLNLFLQKPGSFSKLSKLLEVAKMAQDSDINSHNSHSAKVPTTASYSSFPTSQTATTQQALIDKTDTLVPSLLRSSPWITCSPHSVLHDDQLSKILKEKSNQWFSLLPRSPCDESSFTSGSSPPAASSPLQTASTKSPFSLSPNPKASASSSAPAGINNMQTSVLQQVKSGIHQSTLTRCDMSSAASPSLPFSGASLPPMLNLASQHTEGNGNMVFFLANNNSVNKSETPEPLSDKPDCASFPAVEVAKTQDYPSPQPIPEEMLCGWWRVADMKELHSLVKALHSRGIREKALQKQIQKHMEYTTQLCANSKDAIDVAELEKREVSEETVDSWCVEEKAMEVDISLLQQVEGLERKVVSARLQVKGWMHPEPQSEREDLVYHEHKLLSSPVPEKKAPRETSQDELPGTVVRRLDNPLDISVIRLAELERNIERREEEVAPGMKLWRKALGEVRSSAQLSLCIQQLEKSITWERSIMKVHCQLCQKGDNEELLLLCDGCDKGCHTYCQKPKITTVPDGDWFCPTCVAKSPVCSVIQEIGQSPRSRKQLSRTAGGGKKGSEVKRNGKPSVAGELIKEEAASSNSVPKKGTKEFKKRKGDDSPPSSQAVHESPVSCVKKAKTAKDNNTNGLATCRVLLAELEAHQDAWPFLTPVNQKAVPGYRKVIKKPMDFSTIREKLTNNQYLNLETFIVDVNLVFDNCETFNEDDSEIGQAGHSMRRFFDKRWTELLE from the exons ATGGAGTTTGGAGAGCGGCTGGCCTCCCCATCATCAGCCCCGTCCTCCCTTCACATGGCCTCCTCTTCAGCCAGCTCCTCCCCTGCTCCACCCCAAACACCCTCCACAAAGTGCAGCCCGGCCCCTAGCCCCGCAGCCAGCTCTCCTGTCACCACCTGtg GCCATCTGTTCCAGATAACTGGGGATGAACGTTTAAATATGTCTGGCAGCTCCAATGGTTTTCCTTTGGTCAGCCATCCAGCTTTTGGTCTCTACACATCAAGTTCAGGACGCTCTGAGTTTGGAGGCCTAGGAAGCCTGGGTTTGTCTGCCTTGGCTGCTCACTCCCAGTTTGGTACATTTCCAG ACTGGTGGCAGCCATCTGAGGCACACACCAGAGGAGCAGCAGCCTTTTTCCCTCCTCTTCTGGGTCTGCATCCTGTATTTGCATCAACCTTCAAAAGCCACAATCCCATTCAGTTGCAGTCACGTAcctcag TTTCTGTAGGTGTAACTGGAGCAGTGAATGGTAGGAGTGCTTCTTCTCCTACTGGGCACTCTGCTGTGAACACCAGTTCATTTCAAACAAAGGGAAACACAGAGAAAACTGAGGCCAATAGTAGTCAGAGTCAAAAGAGCAGACAAGACCTGGGCCAACTGCAACGCAAAATCACCCAGAAAACGAAAGAAAAG AAACCCAACAAAAGACCATTAGAGACCTCCAGCATGAGCGGCAGCCAATCGGGATCATTGTCAGATAGCTCTTCCAGTGATGGTGAGGTGAGCAGCAGTGATCCCGATGatatggaggaggaggaggaggacaatgATGAAGATGAGGATGATCAGAGCAATGCCAGTGAGGACTCTGATTCAGAAAAAGACAGTCAAGTGAAAAGGAAAGTCAAG CGGCTGACACAGAACACGTCTGAGAGTAAAAAGAAGAGACCTTGTACTGCAGATGGAAATACAACTCACGACAGTCATCGTGACACTGTTCCTTTGACTTCCCCATACCACTTGCAGTCCTCTTCTCATCCCGCTGGCCTGTCACAGTCCGCAGCGCTGTTCCTCCAGAGCTCCAGGACTGCAGAGGAGGAAGGCCAGCAGCACATCAGTGTCATCCAGGCCACTGGGTTGGCAGCCGGCAACCGTCCCCTGGAAGCGTCCCGCAGGGAGTCCTCTCCTCTGCCCTCCAG ACCACCAACACTGTTAGCCTCACAAAAGCCTCCCCAAAACCTCCATAAATCCAAATTCCTGATGCCCTCTCTGAAGCACACCCAGCTGGTTGATGGCATAAAGGAGAGCAGTGGAAACCTTATGGACGAAAGATCATTACACTTGCAcagttttaaattaaaacag CCCCACCACTCCAAGGACTTCCTGAAGCCAGCTTTCTCTCTGCGACCTAAGAGCCAGAACTGGtttaaaagtcaaaaaaatTTAGCATCCTCTTCGTCGTTGCTGACGCAGCATAAACATTCGTCAGATACGTTGAGCAGTCTGTCTCTCCCACACAGCAATGACACCAATCTGTTCCTGAACCACCACCTTAATGGAGTGATTCACGGCGCAGTTCAGGATTCCCCTTTGGCCCTCATCACTAAACCACGCAGCCAGAGCAGCACCCCTAGTAGCAAGCCCCTCCTGGTAGCCACCAACCCTCCCTATCCCACGCCCATCAACCTAAGCACTGGCACTAAGGAGATGTCGGGCAGCTCTGCTTTCCCACTTAAATGTTCAGCCTCATCAGGTCTTGCTCACAGAACAATGAAGACTAGCACTCCCAAGTCTCTGAATACAGGAAAGAGCCTCTCTAAAACCAACTCATCCTATCCACCGGTAGACTCAGTCAGAGGTAGTGAGTCCGATATCCACAGCAGCAGGGACTCAGATGACTCTTTAGGAAATGACTTTGATGATGAAGACGATGAAGACGATATTGAGGATGAAGATTCTGGCAGTAGCCTGTCAG AGTCGGGGAGCAATCTGGATAGCGACTCTGATGGCTCTGAGGATGATATGAAGGAGTGCGGTGAGACAGAAGCAGACAGCGATGCAGAAAGGACTCCCCTGGAACTCGCTAAAGAGTCCTCTTTGAACCTCTCCGCCAACTGCTCCCTGCTGAACCTGAAGATCATCAAGCCTCCTAGTTTACCAAGTAGCCTACTCGCCCCCACCACAGTGACCAGCTCAGGGACACTAAGTAACCACAGCACCCTATCGCCTCCCTTCAAGTTTGCCACACTCCCAG GAtcggggaagaggaggagagtaaCGGATGAGAGAGTTCTGGGGTTGCCTCTTGAGTTTGG GTGGCAGAGAGAGACCCGAATCAGGACTGTGGCAGGTCGTCTACAAGGAGAGGTGGCTTACTTTGCTCCATGTGGGAAGAAGCTGCGTCAGTATCCTGATGTAATGAAG TACTTACTCCGGAATGGAATAACCAACATCTCACGGGATAATTTCAGCTTCAGTACAAAAATTAAAGTTGGTGACTTCTATGAAGCCAGAGAAGGACCAGAG GGTTTACAGTGGTTCCTGCTGGCAGAGGATGAGATTGCTCCCAGTATCATAGCGATGGACGGGAGGCGCAGTCATTGCACACAGTCTAAGCGCCAGCAGATAGGTGATGGCACTCGGGCCAGACAGTGGAATTCTCATCCTCTTAATATTGGTGAAAATAACTTCCAAGATGTCAGTGATGCAAAGCTGCTACGCAAACTGGAGGCTCAAG AAATAGCTCGACAGGCAGCTCAGATCAAAATCATGAGGAAACTTGAGAAGCAGGCCATGGCGCAAGCAGCCAAAGAGGCAAGGAAGCAACAAG CAATGATGGCTGCAGAGGAGAGGCGGAAAAAGAGGGAGCAGATAAAGATTCTTAAACAGCAA GAGAAGATCAAGCGCATTCAGCAAATTCGTATGGAGAAAGAACTCCGTGCACAGCACATTCTCGAG gtaaaaagaaagaagaaagaagaggcAGCCAATGCCAAAATATTGGAGGCTGAGAAGCGAAACAAG gAGAAGGAGATACGAAGACTGCAAGCTGTCATACTGAAGCACCAG GAGTTGGAGAGGCATAGACTAGATATGGTATGG GAGAGGGAAAGGCGCAGGCAGCACATGATGCTCATTAAGGCTGTGGAGGCCCGTAAGAAGGCAGAG GAGAAAGAGCGTctgaaaaaagagaagaaggatGAGAAACGGTTAAACAAGGAGAGGAAACTGGAGCTCAGAAGACTGGAATTGGAAAAAGCTAAGGAGCTGAAGAAACCAAATGAAGACATGTGTTTAGCAGATCATAAG CCACTTCCAGAGTGGTCCCGGATCCCTGGTCTGGTCTTACCAGGAAGTACCTTCTCTGACTGCCTGATGGTGCTGCAGTTTCTGCGCAGCTTTGGAAAGGTCCTGAGGTTAGATATAAATCCCAACATGCTCACCCTAAGTGACCTTCAAGAGGGCTTGCTCAACACTGGGGACAGTTTGGGCAAGGTGCAGGACCTGCTGGTGAGCATGCtgtctgcagctgtgtgtgATCCTGGTATACCTGCAGGTCACAAG AATAAGACCGCCTTGGGGGACCACCTGACTAATGTGGGGATCAACCGAGACAACGTGTCTGAGATCCTGCAGATCTACATGGAGGGTCACTGTGAGCAGACAGAGCTGGCTGCTCTGGCCCTCAGCCTCAGGACCAAGGCGTTTCAGGCCCACAGCCCGCCACAGAAGGCTTCCATGCTGGCATTCCTGGTTAATGAGCTTTGCTGCAGTAAGGCTGTGATCAG TGAGATCGACAAAAACATAGATCACATAACCAACCTGAGGAAGGATAAGTGGGTTGTCGAAGGAAAACTTCGCAA acTCAGGAGCATTCATGCCAAGAAGACAGGGAAGAGAGACAGCACTGTGGGGGGAGAAAACAGCCACAGCCTTGTCATCCCCACTGCTAGAAACAAATGCAAGAGGAAAGAAGGGGAcagtgaggaggaagaggacgaaGATGACGACAGTGAAGACCAAGGAGACGATGACGACGATGAGGAAGAAGAATCTGGGGGAAAGAAGGGAAAGAAAGCAGAGATGTGTGAGGAGGAG GACGACAGTGTACACTCAGCCAGCATGGAGGAGCTAGAGAAACAGATTGAGAAAACATACAAG CAACAGAGTCAGATCAGACAGAAGTTATCTGACTCCTCTCACTCACTGCGCTCCATGACGATTGGACAGGACCGCTACAAGAGACGTTATTGGGTCCTACCGCAGTGCAGTGGCATCTTTGTTGAAGGCATGGAGAGCTGTGAAG GTTATGAAGAggtggagaaagagaagaaaagacagaGGACTGCTCAGGTGCTCAGGGTTAAAGAAGAGCAGCAGGAAGAGATGGAGAAGCCAACTGTGTCCAGTCCAGCGCAGAGCACAGACGGCGATACAACCACACCAGAGGGCCAGCAGGACAAAGACAGCCTCAATCTCTTCCTCCAGAAACCCGGCTCTTTCTCTAAGCTCAGCAAACTCCTTGAAGTAGCCAAAATGGCTCAAGATTCAGACATCAATTCTCACAACAGTCATTCTGCTAAAGTCCCTACCACTGCATCTTATTCCTCATTCCCCACCTCTCAGACAGCCACTACTCAGCAGGCACTGATAGATAAAACGGATACTTTAGTGCCGTCTCTGCTCAGAAGTAGTCCCTGGATAACCTGCAGCCCTCACTCTGTCCTTCATGACGACCAGCTTTCCAAGATACTAAAGGAAAAGAGCAACCAGTGGTTTAGCCTCTTGCCTCGCTCTCCTTGTGACGAGTCTTCGTTTACCTCCGGCTCCAGCCCTCCAGCCGCCTCCTCTCCGCTACAGACCGCCAGCACTAAatcccctttctccctctcccctaATCCCAAAGCTTCAGCCAGTTCTAGTGCTCCTGCTGGGATCAATAACATGCAGACATCTGTCCTTCAG CAAGTAAAGTCTGGCATTCATCAAAGCACACTGACACGGTGCGACATGTCCAGCGCTGCAAGTCCCAGCCTGCCCTTCTCTGGTGCTTCTCTACCCCCCATGTTGAATCTGGCCTCCCAGCATACAGAGGGTAATGGCAACATGGTCTTCTTCCTGGCAAATAACAACTCTGTCAACAAGAGTGAGACCCCAGAACCCCTGAGTGACAAGCCCGATTGTGCGTCATTCCCTGCTGTGGAAGTGGCCAAGACCCAGGACTACCCTAGTCCTCAGCCTATCCCTGAGG AGATGCTGTGTGGCTGGTGGAGGGTGGCAGACATGAAGGAACTGCACAGTCTGGTCAAGGCCCTTCATAGCCGAGGCATCAGAGAGAAGGCCTTGCAGAAACAGATCCAAAAACATATGGAGTATACGACCCAGCTCTGTGCCAACAGCAAAGATG CAATTGATGTGGCAGAGCTGGAGAAGCGGGAGGTGAGTGAGGAGACGGTGGACAGTTGGTGTGTTGAGGAGAAGGCCATGGAGGTGGATATCAGCCTGCTGCAGCAGGTCGAGGGTCTGGAGAGGAAAGTCGTCTCTGCTCGCCTGCAGGTCAAG GGTTGGATGCATCCTGAGCCCCAGTCAGAGAGGGAGGATCTGGTGTATCATGAGCACAAGCTCTTATCTTCCCCTGTTCCAGAGAAGAAAGCACCGAGAGAAACCAGCCAGGATGAACTTCCTGGCACCGTAGTGCGGCGGCTTGACAATCCCCTTGATATATCTGTCATCAGGCTGGCAGAGCTGGAGAGAAACATCGAGCGAAG agaggaggaggtggcaCCGGGGATGAAGTTGTGGCGCAAAGCCCTCGGTGAAGTCCGCAGCTCAGCTCAGCTGTCACTCTGCATTCAGCAGCTGGAGAAATCCATCACATGGGAGCGATCCATCATGAAAGTG CACTGCCAGCTCTGTCAAAAGGGGGACAATGAGGAACTGCTCTTACTCTGTGATGGCTGCGACAAAGGATGCCACACTTACTGCCAGAAACCCAAGATCACTACAGTACCTGACGGCGACTGGTTTTGTCCCACTTGTGTTGCGAAG TCTCCTGTGTGTTCTGTCATTCAGGAGATTGGTCAATCCCCCCGGAGTAGGAAGCAACTGAGCCGAACAGCTGGAGGAGGGAAAAAAGGCAGTGAGGTAAAACGAAACGGTAAGCCATCTGTGGCGGGTGAGCTCATCAAAGAGGAGGCTGCCAGCAGCAACAGCGTGCCAAAGAAGGGTACCAAGGAGttcaaaaagagaaaaggagacGACAGCCCGCCCAGCTCCCAGGCCGTCCATGAGAGCCCCGTCTCCTGTGTGAAAAAAGCCAAAACAGCCAAAGACAACAACACAAATGGGCTGGCAACGTGCCG AGTCCTGCTGGCTGAGCTGGAGGCCCATCAGGACGCTTGGCCCTTTCTCACGCCCGTCAACCAGAAAGCCGTCCCGGGATACAGGAAGGTCATCAAGAAGCCCATGGACTTCTCCACCATCAGAGAAAAGCTCACCAACAACCA GTACTTGAATTTGGAAACTTTCATCGTTGACGTGAACCTGGTTTTTGATAATTGCGAAACATTTAACGAAGATGATTCTGAAATTGGACAAGCCGGCCACAGCATGAGAAGATTTTTTGACAAGCGATGGACTGAACTGCTGGAGTAA